Genomic DNA from Bosea sp. (in: a-proteobacteria):
GCGGGATGACCCGGATCGGCAAGGCTGGCCACATCTGCGATATCGCGCCCGCATGCCATGACGTATTGCGTCAGGTCGTTCGAACCGATCGACAGGAAAGCTGCGTTGAAACGTTCAAGCGTCAAGGCGGCGGCCGGCACTTCCACCATCATGCCAAGCTTCGGCATGCGGTGCGCCACGCCCTCCCTTCGCAGGCTGTCGCAGGCTTCCGCCAGCAGGGCCCGGCTCGCCTCCAGTTCCTCGGGAACCGAAACCATCGGGATCATCACCTCGACATCGCCGAGCGCAGCCGCCCTCGCCAGAGCCCGCAGCTGTGGCAGGAAGACATCCTTGCGCTTCAGGGTCAGCCGAACGCCGCGCACCCCGAGGAATGGATTGCTTTCGCCCGTCGGTGTTAATCCGGGGATCGGCTTGTCGCCGCCGGCGTCAAGCGTTCTGAAGGTGATGGGGCGGCCCATCGCCCAGCGGACAATCCGGGCATAGATATCCGCTTGGGCATCCTCGCTGGGCAACGCCTTGCCCTCGAACAGAAGTTCCGTGCGCACAAGGCCGATGCCATCGCAGATCGCCGGATCAAGCTTGTCGAGTTCAGAGGGGTCGGCGATGTTGATGAGCGTGCTGATCCGTGTTCCGTCACGGGTGAGTGCCGGCTTGTCCAGATAGGTCGCGGCTTCCACGGCGCGCTGTTCGCTGGCATTGCGGTCGCGCAAGAACAGCTCCTGCTCGGCGGGCGACGGATCGACGACGACCAGGCCGCCCAGCGCGTCGATCAGCACCTCGCGTCCAGCAAGGTCGTTGGCTGGAAGTCCCACGATCATCGGGACGCCACGAGAGCGTGCCAGCATCGCAACGTGGCTGGTGGCGCTGCCCTTGCGCAGCAAAATGGCGCCGCCCTCCCACTGCGCGCTCAGGAATCGTGTGGGCGTGATGTCGTCCGCGAGCACGATCGAGCCGGGTGCAAGGGCGGCTTGGGACGAGCCGGTCAAGGCGTCCAGCACCCGCTCGCGGATGTCGGCAAGATCGCTGGCGCGGGCGCGGAAGTATTCGTCATCTGACGCCTCGTATCCGGATATCTCGAGCGCCATTGCGGCGGACCATGCCATATCGGCCGTCTGGCCATTATGGATGGCTGCAAAAGCGCCTTCCGCGAGCGCGTCGTCCCCGAGCATCGCCACCTGGAAAGCGAGCATGTCGGCGGCTTCACCTTCGGCGTTCGCCGCCAAAGCGGCGATCTCCCCGGCAGCTGTCGCAATCGCGGATGTCAGCGCCTCAGCCTC
This window encodes:
- the ptsP gene encoding phosphoenolpyruvate--protein phosphotransferase, which produces MSSSRIKGQCASPGFAAGVVAILDVRRAPRRKAAGSEAEAEALTSAIATAAGEIAALAANAEGEAADMLAFQVAMLGDDALAEGAFAAIHNGQTADMAWSAAMALEISGYEASDDEYFRARASDLADIRERVLDALTGSSQAALAPGSIVLADDITPTRFLSAQWEGGAILLRKGSATSHVAMLARSRGVPMIVGLPANDLAGREVLIDALGGLVVVDPSPAEQELFLRDRNASEQRAVEAATYLDKPALTRDGTRISTLINIADPSELDKLDPAICDGIGLVRTELLFEGKALPSEDAQADIYARIVRWAMGRPITFRTLDAGGDKPIPGLTPTGESNPFLGVRGVRLTLKRKDVFLPQLRALARAAALGDVEVMIPMVSVPEELEASRALLAEACDSLRREGVAHRMPKLGMMVEVPAAALTLERFNAAFLSIGSNDLTQYVMACGRDIADVASLADPGHPAVLRLIGMVAEHGARNGVKVSLCGDAGGDERMIPLLLRHGIRTLSMSPRLLAGAKRALAGVTLGDGHG